A window from Primulina eburnea isolate SZY01 chromosome 2, ASM2296580v1, whole genome shotgun sequence encodes these proteins:
- the LOC140823042 gene encoding TATA-box-binding protein 2, producing the protein MADPQGLEGSQPVDLSKHPSGLVPTLQNIVSTVNLDCKLDLKAIALQARNAEYNPKRFAAVIMRIREPKTTALIFASGKMVCTGAKSEHQSKLAARKYARIIQKLGFPAKFKDFKIQNIVGSCDVKFPIRLEGLAYAHGAFSSYEPELFPGLIYRMKQPKIVLLIFVSGKIVLTGAKVRDETYTAFENIYPVLTEFRKVQQ; encoded by the exons ATGGCAGATCCTCAAGGTCTGGAAGGGAGCCAACCAGTTGATCTATCCAAGCATCCTTCTGGACTTGTCCCAACTCTGCA GAATATTGTCTCAACAGTCAATTTGGACTGCAAATTGGATCTTAAAGCTATAGCTTTACAAGCTCGCAATGCGGAGTACAACCCTAAG CGTTTTGCTGCTGTGATCATGAGGATCAGAGAACCTAAAACAACTGCACTAATTTTTGCTTCTGGAAAAATG GTCTGTACTGGTGCAAAGAGTGAACACCAGTCAAAATTGGCTGCTCGGAag TATGCTAGAATTATTCAGAAGCTTGGTTTCCCAGCAAAATTTAAG GATTTCAAGATTCAGAATATAGTTGGTTCCTGTGATGTAAAATTTCCTATTCGACTTGAAGGCCTTGCATATGCGCATGGTGCCTTTTCAAGT TATGAACCAGAACTTTTCCCTGGATTAATATATCGGATGAAACAGCCAAAGATTGTGCTACTTATTTTTGTGTCTGGGAAAATTGTCCTAACAGGAGCAAAG GTCAGAGATGAAACTTATACTGCCTTCGAGAATATTTATCCTGTTCTCACTGAATTTCGGAAAGTTCAGCAATG A